The Camelina sativa cultivar DH55 chromosome 14, Cs, whole genome shotgun sequence genome includes a window with the following:
- the LOC104741205 gene encoding putative pentatricopeptide repeat-containing protein At1g26500, with product MAIAVVSSRRMINIRNPIRRLFTELTQPSSITPINQDHLLRVCTILYQQQHSPDSRLISKLSSTKFQLTHEFFLQVCNNFPLSWRPVHRFFLYSQTHHPDFSHTSTTSNKMLGIIGKSRNMDLFWELAQEIGKRGLVNDKTFRIVLKTLASARELNKCVSFLHLMNGFGYLYNVGTMNRGVETLCKEKLVEEAKFVVNKLKEFIKPDEVTYRTMIQGFCDVGDLVEAAKLWNLMMDEGFEVDVEAGKKVMETFLKQNQFDEASKVFYVMVSKRGCDLDVSFYRVMIGWLCNNGRIDLALKVLEEMRERGVQVDNLTWGEIIYGLLVKRRVAEAYKMVEGIENPDISIYHALIKGNVKIKRASEATDVFRKMIQRGCEPIMHTYLMLLQGHLGRRGRKGPDPLVNFDTIFVGGMIKAEKRLEATKYVERTLKRGLEVPRFDYSKFLQCYSNEEGVVMFEEMAKKLREVSLFDLADIFQRYGEKMSTRERRRDR from the coding sequence ATGGCTATCGCCGTCGTATCTTCACGGAGGATGATAAACATCAGAAACCCAATACGACGACTCTTCACCGAGTTAACTCAACCGAGTTCCATCACACCGATAAACCAAGACCATCTCCTCCGAGTCTGTACAATCCTCTACCAGCAACAACACTCTCCTGATTCACGTCTCATCTCAAAGCTCTCCTCCACAAAATTTCAACTAACCCACGAGTTCTTCCTCCAAGTCTGCAACAATTTCCCACTCTCGTGGCGTCCGGTACACCGTTTCTTCCTCTATTCTCAAACCCACCACCCCGATTTCTCACACACCTCAACCACCTCTAACAAGATGCTCGGAATCATTGGGAAATCGAGAAACATGGATCTTTTCTGGGAATTAGCTCAAGAGATCGGGAAACGCGGATTGGTTAACGACAAGACGTTTCGGATTGTGTTGAAAACGCTTGCTTCTGCTCGTGAGTTGAATAAATGTGTAAGCTTTTTACATCTGATGAACGGGTTTGGGTATTTGTATAACGTGGGAACGATGAACAGGGGAGTGGAGACTCTGTGTAAAGAGAAGCTTGTTGAGGAAGCTAAGTTTGTTGTTAATAAGCTGAAGGAGTTTATCAAACCTGATGAGGTTACTTACAGGACGATGATACAAGGGTTTTGTGATGTTGGTGATTTGGTTGAAGCTGCTAAGCTTTGGAATTTGATGATGGATGAAGGGTTTGAGGTTGATGTTGAAGCTGGTAAAAAGGTTATGGAGACTTTTCTGAAGCAAAACCAGTTCGATGAAGCTTCCAAGGTCTTTTACGTGATGGTTTCCAAGAGAGGTTGTGATTTGGATGTGTCTTTCTACAGGGTTATGATTGGTTGGTTGTGTAACAATGGTAGGATTGATCTGGCACTTAAGGTGTTGGAGGAAATGCGTGAGAGAGGTGTTCAGGTGGATAACTTAACTTGGGGGGAGATAATTTATGGTCTGTTGGTTAAACGAAGAGTTGCAGAGGCGTATAAGATGGTGGAAGGGATTGAGAATCCGGATATTAGTATCTATCATGCGTTGATTAAAGGGAATGTGAAGATTAAGCGTGCAAGCGAAGCGACTGATGTTTTCAGGAAGATGATACAGAGAGGGTGCGAGCCGATAATGCATACGTATCTTATGTTGCTGCAAGGACATTTGGGGAGAAGAGGAAGGAAAGGACCAGACCCGTTAGTGAATTTCGATACGATATTCGTTGGAGGTATGATCAAGGCAGAGAAACGGTTGGAAGCAACGAAGTATGTTGAGAGAACGTTGAAGAGAGGGCTTGAAGTTCCTAGATTTGATTACAGCAAGTTCTTGCAGTGTTATTCTAATGAGGAAGGTGTGGTTATGTTTGAAGAGATGGCCAAGAAACTTAGAGAAGTGAGCTTGTTTGATTTGGCTGATATATTCCAGAGGTATGGAGAGAAGATGAGTacaagagagagaaggagagatagATAA
- the LOC104741204 gene encoding DUF724 domain-containing protein 3-like, whose protein sequence is MKDCGVEVSREEEGFEGALTPKVATKHLRNSQNPEDIGMTVTEAENVTATGDSGKKGADAVMMNDKTPPVVTSIEKESVSVVTPSLIITATPLKQIEAETERKNQNGLENSSTQQEMPEEEEENSRGKKLECLQKMIEAERHKLEKKLGEIERHALELKHFLAKQKTQRHKFEESLDELEQNLERKNWGRKTE, encoded by the exons ATGAAGGATTGTGGAGTTGAAGTCAGTCGTGAAGAAGAAGGGTTCGAAGGTGCATTGACTCCTAAAGTGGCCACAAAGCATCTGAGAAATTCCCAGAATCCTGAGGACATTGGCATGACAGTCACTGAAGCTGAAAACGTAACT GCCACTGGAGATTCGGGAAAGAAGGGAGCTGATGCTGTGATGATGAATGATAAAACTCCTCCAGTTGTAACATCAATAG AAAAAGAATCTGTTTCAGTTGTAACTCCGTCCCTGATCATAACGGCAACACCCTTGAAACAAATAGAGGCTGAAACTGAAAGAAAGAATCAGAATGGTTTGGAAAATAGTTCAACTCAACAGGAG ATgcctgaggaggaggaggagaatagCAGAGGAAAAAAGTTAGAGTGTCTGCAGAAGATGATTGAAGCTGAAAGAcacaaacttgaaaaaaaactgGGGGAAATAGAGCGACATGCTTTGGAGCTGAAACATTTTCTTGCGAAACAGAAGACGCAAAGACACAAATTTGAAGAATCTCTGGATGAGTTAGAGCAAAACTTGGAAAGAAAAAACTGGGGGAGAAAGACCGAGTGA